In one Streptomyces sp. NBC_01288 genomic region, the following are encoded:
- a CDS encoding penicillin-binding transpeptidase domain-containing protein, whose translation MTRHIRLAAAFCTLLLLALLVNATRIQIFESRSYDDNVANRRHTIARYDQPRGGILVGGKPITGSRDSGEQLRYERTYRNGPLYAPVTGFASQEYGTTFLEHSEDDILAGTDSMLSPFPLWNDLTRAQNPGGNVVTTLNQAAQQAAFAGLGTRTGAVAAIEPSTGRILALVSTPSYDPGALSGNSRSANRSWARLNADPNKPMLNRAVRQTYPPGSTFKVVTAAAALDAGVVTDLDAATKSPDPYTLPGTSTTLTNEGDGCVDAPLRSAFEWSCNTVFAKLGVDVGVRNMSTTAEAFGFNDTDARIPFSVSPSTFDTTLDKAQLALSSIGQYNTRATPLQMAMVAAAVANGGQVREPYLVERTTRRGGETVSTPGSRPVRQAMHPATAVQMKELMEDVVTEGTGTNAAIPGATVGGKTGTAQHGIGNSGTPYAWFVSWAQGERDIEPKVAVAVVVEDASADRSDISGGGDAAPIAKAVMQAVLGS comes from the coding sequence ATGACCCGCCACATCCGCCTCGCCGCGGCCTTCTGCACCCTGCTCCTGCTGGCCCTGCTCGTGAACGCCACCCGCATCCAGATCTTCGAGTCCCGCTCCTACGACGACAACGTCGCCAACCGCCGCCACACCATCGCCCGTTACGACCAGCCGAGGGGCGGCATCCTCGTCGGCGGCAAACCGATCACCGGCTCCCGCGACTCCGGCGAGCAGCTCCGCTACGAACGGACGTACAGGAACGGCCCGTTGTACGCGCCGGTGACCGGCTTCGCCTCGCAGGAGTACGGCACGACGTTCCTGGAGCACTCCGAGGACGACATCCTCGCCGGCACCGACTCGATGCTCTCGCCGTTCCCCCTCTGGAACGACCTGACCCGCGCCCAGAACCCCGGCGGCAACGTCGTCACCACCCTCAACCAGGCCGCACAGCAAGCGGCGTTCGCCGGACTCGGCACGCGCACGGGCGCGGTGGCCGCGATCGAACCGTCGACCGGCCGCATCCTCGCACTGGTCTCGACCCCCTCCTACGACCCCGGCGCCCTGTCGGGCAACAGCCGTTCCGCGAACCGGAGTTGGGCCCGTCTGAACGCCGACCCGAACAAGCCGATGCTCAACCGGGCGGTACGGCAGACCTATCCGCCGGGTTCGACGTTCAAGGTGGTCACGGCGGCGGCGGCGCTGGACGCGGGGGTGGTGACGGACCTGGACGCGGCGACCAAGTCCCCCGACCCGTACACACTTCCCGGCACCTCGACGACCCTCACGAACGAGGGCGACGGCTGCGTGGACGCGCCCCTGCGCTCCGCCTTCGAGTGGTCGTGCAACACGGTGTTCGCGAAACTGGGCGTGGATGTCGGCGTGCGGAACATGAGCACCACGGCGGAGGCCTTCGGCTTCAACGACACCGACGCGAGGATCCCCTTCTCGGTCTCCCCCAGCACCTTCGACACGACGCTGGACAAAGCCCAGTTGGCGCTGTCGTCGATCGGGCAGTACAACACGCGGGCCACGCCGTTGCAGATGGCGATGGTCGCGGCGGCGGTCGCGAACGGCGGGCAGGTGCGGGAGCCGTACCTGGTGGAACGAACGACGAGGCGAGGCGGCGAGACGGTGTCGACGCCGGGCTCACGCCCCGTCCGTCAGGCGATGCACCCGGCAACAGCCGTACAGATGAAGGAACTCATGGAGGACGTGGTCACCGAGGGCACCGGAACGAACGCGGCCATCCCCGGCGCGACCGTCGGCGGCAAGACCGGTACCGCACAGCACGGCATCGGCAACTCCGGTACGCCGTATGCCTGGTTCGTGTCCTGGGCGCAGGGCGAGCGCGACATCGAGCCGAAGGTGGCGGTCGCGGTGGTGGTGGAGGACGCGTCGGCGGACCGCTCGGACATCAGCGGGGGCGGCGACGCGGCGCCGATCGCGAAAGCGGTGATGCAGGCGGTGCTCGGTTCGTGA
- a CDS encoding DUF3291 domain-containing protein: MTDPLRTPAYELAQANVGRLSFPLDSPELKDFVAALDPVNAVADTADGFVWRLQSDTGNATDVPVLGDDWLIINMSVWRDPDALTAFMYQGQHRELLARRREWFERVREAMAVLWWVPAGHRPTVAEAEERLLHLRAHGPTPYAFTLRTSFPAQGAGPVGPVNIPEGLGCSV, translated from the coding sequence ATGACCGACCCCTTAAGGACACCCGCGTACGAACTCGCCCAGGCCAACGTCGGCCGGCTCTCGTTCCCCCTGGACTCCCCGGAGTTGAAGGACTTCGTAGCCGCCCTCGATCCGGTGAACGCCGTGGCTGACACGGCCGACGGCTTCGTCTGGCGCCTCCAGTCCGACACCGGCAACGCGACCGACGTCCCCGTCCTGGGCGACGACTGGCTGATCATCAACATGTCGGTGTGGCGCGACCCGGACGCCCTCACCGCGTTCATGTACCAAGGGCAGCACCGGGAGTTGCTGGCCCGCCGCCGGGAGTGGTTCGAGCGGGTGCGGGAGGCGATGGCGGTCCTGTGGTGGGTCCCGGCGGGCCACCGGCCCACGGTGGCGGAGGCGGAGGAACGGCTGCTGCATCTGCGGGCGCACGGCCCGACGCCGTACGCGTTCACGTTGCGGACGTCGTTCCCGGCGCAGGGGGCGGGGCCGGTGGGGCCGGTCAACATCCCGGAGGGGCTGGGCTGTTCGGTGTAG
- a CDS encoding AurF N-oxygenase family protein, whose protein sequence is MTTLTEADAVDGLRDALGLLKDREQVAERLLASSAKHSFDPDKELDWDAPFEEGKWFWPPELVSLYGTPLWKRMGEEQRVLLSQHEAAALASLGIWFELILMQLLVRHIYDKAATSAHVRYALTEIEDECRHSKMFARLISRGETPWYPVSRAHQNLGRLFKTISTTPGSFTATLLGEEVLDWMQRLTFPDERVQTLVRGVTRIHVVEEARHVRYAREELRQQMVTAPRWSQEFTRVTSGEFARIFSIAFVNPEVYTNVGLDRREAVAQVQASGHRREVMQNGSKKLTDFLDDIGVLRGVGRRLWKASGLLA, encoded by the coding sequence ATGACGACCCTGACCGAAGCCGACGCGGTCGACGGGCTGCGTGACGCCCTCGGGCTGCTGAAGGACCGCGAGCAGGTCGCCGAGCGGTTGCTCGCGTCGTCCGCCAAGCACTCCTTCGACCCCGACAAGGAACTGGACTGGGACGCGCCCTTCGAGGAGGGCAAGTGGTTCTGGCCGCCGGAGCTGGTGTCCCTGTACGGCACCCCGCTCTGGAAACGGATGGGCGAGGAACAGCGCGTCCTGCTCTCCCAGCACGAGGCCGCGGCGCTCGCCTCGCTGGGTATCTGGTTCGAGTTGATCCTGATGCAGCTGCTCGTGCGGCACATCTACGACAAGGCGGCGACGAGTGCGCATGTGCGCTACGCGCTGACCGAGATCGAGGACGAGTGCCGGCACTCGAAGATGTTCGCCCGGCTGATATCGCGGGGCGAGACTCCCTGGTATCCGGTGAGCCGGGCCCATCAGAACCTGGGGCGGTTGTTCAAGACGATCTCCACCACGCCTGGTTCGTTCACGGCCACGCTGCTCGGGGAGGAAGTCCTCGACTGGATGCAGCGGTTGACGTTTCCGGATGAGCGGGTGCAGACGCTGGTCCGGGGGGTCACTCGGATCCATGTCGTCGAGGAAGCGCGTCATGTGCGGTACGCGCGGGAGGAGTTGCGGCAGCAGATGGTGACGGCGCCGCGGTGGTCGCAGGAGTTCACGCGGGTCACCTCCGGGGAGTTCGCGCGTATCTTCTCGATCGCCTTCGTCAATCCCGAGGTGTACACGAACGTGGGGCTCGATCGGCGGGAGGCGGTGGCTCAGGTGCAGGCGAGTGGGCATCGGCGGGAGGTCATGCAGAACGGGTCGAAGAAGCTGACGGACTTCTTGGACGACATCGGTGTGCTGCGGGGTGTGGGGCGACGGCTGTGGAAGGCGTCGGGGCTATTGGCTTGA
- a CDS encoding TetR/AcrR family transcriptional regulator: MPPAASTPAYRRLNVEERRSQLLDAALTLFAHRAPEEISLDDVAEAAGVSRPLVYRYFPGGKQQLYEAALRSAADELQQCFDEPREGPLLPRLARALDRYLGFVDQHDAGFSALLQGGSVVETSRTTAIVDGVRRAAATHILSHLGVADPGPRLRMTVRMWITAVEAASLIWLDEDKQPPLDELRDWLVEQFGAVLSVTARRDPQTAALVQGLAADG; encoded by the coding sequence ATGCCCCCCGCCGCCTCCACCCCCGCCTACCGTCGCCTGAACGTCGAGGAGCGGCGCAGCCAGCTCCTCGACGCCGCTCTCACCCTCTTCGCGCACCGCGCCCCCGAAGAGATCTCCCTGGACGACGTGGCGGAGGCGGCCGGGGTCTCGCGACCCCTGGTGTACCGGTACTTCCCGGGCGGCAAGCAGCAGCTCTACGAAGCCGCCCTGCGCTCCGCCGCCGACGAACTCCAGCAGTGCTTCGACGAACCCCGCGAAGGCCCGCTCCTCCCCCGCCTCGCCCGCGCCCTGGACCGCTACCTCGGCTTCGTCGACCAGCACGACGCCGGTTTCAGCGCACTGCTCCAGGGCGGCAGCGTCGTGGAGACATCCCGTACGACAGCCATCGTGGACGGCGTCCGCAGGGCCGCGGCCACGCACATCCTCAGCCATCTCGGAGTGGCCGACCCCGGCCCCCGCCTCCGCATGACCGTACGGATGTGGATCACGGCCGTAGAAGCCGCGTCTCTCATCTGGCTCGACGAGGACAAGCAGCCGCCGCTGGACGAGTTGCGGGACTGGCTGGTCGAGCAGTTCGGGGCGGTGCTGTCGGTGACGGCGCGGCGGGACCCGCAGACGGCCGCGCTGGTCCAGGGCCTCGCGGCGGATGGCTGA
- a CDS encoding C40 family peptidase: MSGRLLRLVCTATVAAGTVLAPLPAAAVPEPQAPGQRPVAELLTDLQTLYRDAEQASETYNATEEKLKKQRTEVDRLDSELSRARLTLHDSRGAAGRLAREQYQNSTAISPYVRLLLARDPQHALDEGHVIGQLARERAETVGRLVGSEKKSDGLAREARKALDTQLTLAAHQKKDQDDVRKRLTDVEKLLTSLTPDQLTALAAFEKTDVDKAQQKLVTSGALGDDSREPSREGDRALRYAVQQIGKPYEWGAEGPKTYDCSGLTSEAWGYAGTTIPRTSQEQWAELPRVPLNELRPGDLVIYFPEATHVALYLGAGQVVQAPRTGEKVQVSPIASYPILGAVRPDSRPEGARG; the protein is encoded by the coding sequence GTGTCAGGAAGGCTTCTGCGTCTGGTCTGTACGGCAACGGTGGCGGCCGGCACCGTCCTCGCCCCGCTGCCCGCCGCGGCCGTACCCGAACCACAGGCACCCGGACAACGCCCCGTCGCCGAACTGCTGACGGATCTTCAGACCCTGTACCGCGATGCCGAACAGGCCTCGGAGACGTACAACGCCACCGAGGAGAAGCTGAAGAAGCAGCGCACCGAGGTCGACCGCCTCGACTCCGAACTCTCCCGCGCCCGCCTCACCCTGCACGACAGCCGAGGCGCCGCCGGCCGCCTGGCCCGCGAGCAGTACCAGAACAGCACCGCCATCTCCCCGTACGTACGACTGCTCCTCGCCCGCGATCCGCAGCACGCGCTCGACGAGGGCCATGTCATCGGCCAGTTGGCGCGGGAGCGCGCCGAGACGGTGGGCCGCCTGGTCGGCAGCGAGAAGAAGAGCGACGGCCTGGCCCGCGAGGCCCGCAAGGCCCTGGACACCCAACTCACCCTGGCCGCCCACCAGAAGAAGGACCAGGACGACGTCCGCAAGCGCCTCACCGACGTCGAGAAGCTCCTCACGTCCCTCACCCCCGACCAACTCACCGCGCTGGCCGCCTTCGAGAAGACCGACGTCGACAAGGCCCAGCAGAAGCTCGTCACTTCAGGCGCACTGGGCGACGACTCCCGCGAACCCTCACGCGAGGGCGACCGGGCGTTGCGCTACGCCGTACAACAGATCGGCAAGCCCTACGAGTGGGGCGCGGAGGGCCCGAAGACGTACGACTGCTCGGGCCTGACGTCCGAGGCCTGGGGCTACGCGGGGACGACAATCCCGAGGACCAGCCAAGAGCAGTGGGCCGAGCTGCCCAGAGTCCCACTCAACGAACTCCGCCCCGGCGACCTGGTCATCTACTTCCCCGAGGCAACACACGTGGCGCTGTACTTGGGCGCAGGCCAAGTGGTGCAGGCCCCCCGCACAGGCGAGAAGGTCCAGGTGTCGCCCATCGCGTCCTACCCAATCCTTGGAGCAGTACGTCCAGACTCGCGCCCTGAAGGGGCGCGGGGCTGA
- a CDS encoding pentapeptide repeat-containing protein, whose amino-acid sequence MRADGLVGRIISVLSRRAPAFRSAPSPGTPHRQPARELRKYSKRAGSGAGGASQAQLVNVDLPKANLRGVVLSDANLRGADLRGADLREADLRGANLQVANFTSATLEGANLHTADLRDAHLNECDLRQADLTDADLRYARLRSATLAHANLAGADLREATLSDTILHAADLRGADLRNAHLSHTDLRGADLRGACLRTALHTANLEGTDLRGTDLRRHELMRGRLRGCDLRGADLRGANLGSADLRDVDFTGALLWKADFEEADLSGAIFMDIDSGPWEASSRGLLRLSGARWTAATMWPPDLRALMHTRSLSIGDGVWVVHRTRIHRMVGEPAGH is encoded by the coding sequence ATGCGTGCAGACGGCCTCGTTGGCCGCATTATCTCCGTGCTCTCGCGCCGCGCGCCGGCATTTCGCTCTGCGCCTAGCCCCGGCACACCGCACCGTCAACCCGCCCGTGAACTGAGGAAGTACTCGAAACGCGCAGGCAGCGGGGCCGGGGGCGCATCGCAAGCGCAGCTGGTCAACGTGGACCTGCCCAAGGCCAATCTGCGCGGAGTCGTGCTGTCGGACGCGAACCTGCGCGGCGCTGACCTCCGCGGCGCGGATCTCAGGGAGGCTGACCTCCGCGGCGCGAATCTCCAGGTAGCCAATTTCACCTCGGCCACTCTGGAAGGCGCCAACCTGCACACAGCCGACCTGAGGGACGCCCACTTGAACGAGTGTGACCTGCGGCAGGCTGATCTGACGGACGCTGATCTGCGCTACGCGCGCCTTCGGAGCGCAACCCTCGCCCACGCCAACCTTGCCGGTGCCGACCTACGGGAAGCAACGCTCTCGGACACGATCCTTCACGCCGCCGACTTGCGGGGCGCCGATCTGAGGAATGCCCATCTAAGCCATACCGACTTGCGGGGCGCCGACCTGAGAGGTGCATGCCTGCGGACGGCTCTTCACACGGCGAACCTGGAGGGGACCGACCTCAGGGGCACAGATCTGCGACGGCACGAACTCATGCGAGGCAGACTCCGAGGTTGCGATCTGAGGGGGGCAGATCTTCGAGGTGCCAACCTTGGCAGTGCAGATCTGCGAGACGTCGACTTCACCGGTGCCCTGCTCTGGAAGGCCGACTTCGAAGAAGCCGACCTCAGCGGCGCCATCTTCATGGACATCGACTCCGGCCCGTGGGAAGCCAGCAGCCGCGGTCTCCTGCGCCTCTCCGGAGCCCGCTGGACAGCAGCCACTATGTGGCCACCAGATCTGCGCGCCCTCATGCACACCCGGTCCCTCAGCATTGGTGATGGCGTTTGGGTCGTCCACCGGACCAGAATCCACCGCATGGTCGGAGAACCGGCAGGTCACTGA
- a CDS encoding tyrosine-type recombinase/integrase encodes MAGHIQDRWYKTETDTNGKESKVKTDRHGTGLRYRARYVGPDGTEKSKSFRDGQKRLADQWLKDIEADMTSGQYVDPRAAKTTFQQYTEKWLSTLGADPNTIESMNSQLRLHAFPYIGSRPLGSFKPEHIREWVAQLEASVPGSYGRIIYANVRGALSAAVDDGYLSRNPVSARSVKPPAVDPKRVVPWSAERVFAVQAAMPARYRAMVDLGAGCGMRQGEILGIEVDALDFDSDTLHVVQQLKLSSSKPVFALPKGGKTRDVPIPGPVADALRAHMKQFPPVEITLPWKTPDGPKVTKRLVFMAPGGNHVWRTSLNEESWKPALVAAGVIPKPETKADGYAAAREHGMHALRHFYASALLDGGENIKAVSEYLGHSNAALTLRIYAHLMPSSQERTRTAIATVYDNAPRLA; translated from the coding sequence ATGGCAGGCCACATCCAAGACCGCTGGTACAAGACCGAAACCGACACCAACGGCAAGGAGAGCAAGGTCAAGACCGACCGCCACGGAACCGGCCTGCGCTACCGGGCCCGCTACGTCGGCCCCGACGGCACCGAGAAGTCCAAGAGCTTTCGCGACGGTCAGAAGCGGCTCGCTGACCAGTGGTTGAAGGACATCGAGGCCGACATGACGAGTGGTCAGTACGTTGACCCCCGTGCGGCCAAGACGACGTTTCAGCAGTACACGGAAAAGTGGCTCAGCACTCTCGGGGCCGACCCCAACACCATCGAGTCCATGAACTCCCAACTCCGGTTGCACGCCTTCCCGTACATCGGGTCTCGCCCGCTCGGGTCGTTCAAGCCGGAGCACATCCGTGAGTGGGTGGCACAGCTCGAAGCGAGCGTGCCCGGCTCATACGGCCGGATCATCTACGCGAACGTGCGTGGCGCCCTGAGCGCTGCCGTTGACGACGGATACCTGAGCCGCAACCCGGTTTCCGCGCGCTCCGTCAAGCCGCCGGCGGTTGACCCCAAGCGCGTGGTGCCGTGGTCGGCTGAGCGCGTGTTCGCGGTGCAGGCCGCGATGCCTGCGCGGTACCGGGCGATGGTCGACCTGGGGGCGGGGTGCGGCATGCGGCAGGGGGAGATCCTGGGCATCGAGGTAGACGCGCTCGACTTCGACTCCGACACGCTCCACGTGGTCCAGCAACTCAAGCTCAGCAGCAGCAAGCCCGTGTTCGCTCTGCCGAAGGGCGGCAAGACACGCGACGTGCCGATTCCTGGGCCCGTGGCCGATGCGCTCCGGGCCCACATGAAGCAGTTCCCGCCGGTTGAGATCACCCTGCCCTGGAAGACACCTGACGGCCCGAAGGTGACCAAGCGGCTCGTCTTCATGGCGCCGGGCGGAAACCACGTGTGGCGTACGAGCCTGAACGAGGAATCATGGAAGCCCGCTCTCGTGGCGGCCGGAGTGATCCCCAAGCCTGAGACGAAGGCAGATGGGTATGCCGCCGCTCGCGAGCACGGTATGCACGCGCTGAGGCACTTCTACGCGTCCGCCCTTCTGGACGGCGGGGAGAACATTAAGGCCGTCAGTGAGTACCTTGGTCACAGCAATGCGGCCCTGACGCTGAGGATCTACGCCCACCTCATGCCGAGCAGTCAGGAACGCACGCGCACGGCGATTGCGACCGTCTACGACAACGCCCCACGTCTGGCCTGA
- a CDS encoding helix-turn-helix domain-containing protein, whose product MARPKLLELPDPPDRPDPRAILREGLPDRYLTPDDIAEIFEVPKETVYQWRKKHVGPPGFRIGKHLRYDPTDVRAYVTQRKNEDQAAA is encoded by the coding sequence GTGGCTCGCCCCAAGCTGCTCGAACTCCCCGACCCCCCTGACCGACCGGACCCCCGCGCGATCCTCCGGGAAGGCCTCCCGGACCGGTACCTCACCCCCGACGACATCGCCGAGATCTTCGAGGTCCCCAAAGAGACCGTCTACCAGTGGCGCAAGAAGCACGTCGGCCCGCCCGGATTCCGCATCGGCAAACACCTGCGCTATGACCCCACCGACGTTCGCGCCTACGTCACCCAACGCAAGAACGAGGACCAGGCCGCCGCCTGA
- a CDS encoding ATP-binding protein → MSEDEKNPAREIIADYAQSHFRYFRTADGTVYAQRNGHPVARPMRSQGTTGSHRQELIVGMYRDGVGVFNGTALKEALDLIEALALYEDTHAVNIRVAPGFDGATWLDLGRDDGQSVRIHPTGWDILTPDPQEVCWRRTQLTGELPLPVKDTNGKGIDLLMRLCNFSGAETECLAIAWLIGCLGPSVPVPAPFLTGPQGAGKSTGGRMLVRIIEGMSGDLRRAPKDEENLIAAVAAGWVTALDNLSHMTPDLSDAMCCIVTGAESVKRALFTDGDVFRVGYRRPLLLTGIDVGVIRPDLAERLLPLRLERPRVRRTEAELWAEYAEVLPVVLGSLLDLTVKVRAARAETPTDLRMADFAHLCAQLDAATGLGALAAYRARLDDLNDDVIEGDLLAQTVLRHADTIEPGTAERMTSTEWLNCLSRLYSGDDCRPLPKGWPTTGKVLSDRLKRLQPTLAARGVLVDTGRTSEGRYLEMARPAAPPPYEQQTL, encoded by the coding sequence ATGTCCGAGGACGAGAAGAACCCCGCCCGCGAGATCATCGCGGACTACGCGCAATCCCACTTCCGCTACTTCCGCACCGCAGACGGGACCGTGTACGCGCAGCGCAACGGCCACCCCGTGGCCCGCCCGATGCGCTCCCAGGGCACCACCGGCAGCCACCGGCAGGAACTCATCGTCGGCATGTACCGGGACGGGGTCGGCGTGTTCAACGGGACCGCGCTCAAAGAGGCGTTGGACCTGATCGAAGCACTCGCGCTGTACGAGGACACGCACGCCGTGAACATCCGCGTCGCCCCCGGCTTCGACGGGGCAACGTGGCTGGACTTGGGCCGCGATGACGGGCAGTCCGTGCGTATCCACCCGACCGGGTGGGACATCCTCACACCCGACCCGCAGGAAGTGTGCTGGCGGCGCACCCAGCTCACCGGGGAACTCCCCCTGCCTGTCAAGGACACGAACGGCAAGGGCATCGACCTGTTGATGCGGCTGTGCAACTTCTCCGGTGCGGAGACCGAGTGCCTGGCCATCGCGTGGCTGATCGGCTGCCTCGGACCCTCCGTGCCCGTCCCCGCCCCCTTCCTCACCGGCCCCCAGGGCGCCGGGAAGTCCACCGGCGGACGCATGCTCGTGCGGATCATCGAGGGCATGAGCGGTGACCTGCGCCGGGCCCCGAAGGATGAAGAGAACCTGATCGCAGCCGTGGCAGCGGGATGGGTCACCGCGCTGGACAACCTCTCGCACATGACGCCAGACCTGTCGGATGCGATGTGCTGCATCGTCACCGGGGCCGAGAGCGTCAAGCGGGCTCTGTTCACCGACGGGGACGTGTTCCGCGTCGGCTACCGCCGGCCGCTGCTCCTGACCGGTATCGATGTGGGAGTCATCCGGCCCGACCTCGCCGAACGCCTGCTCCCGCTGCGGTTGGAGCGGCCCCGCGTGCGGCGGACCGAGGCGGAGTTGTGGGCTGAGTACGCGGAAGTCCTGCCCGTCGTGCTCGGCTCACTCCTGGACCTCACGGTCAAGGTCCGCGCGGCGCGGGCGGAGACCCCCACCGACCTACGCATGGCCGACTTCGCGCACCTCTGCGCGCAGCTCGACGCGGCCACCGGACTCGGGGCGCTCGCCGCCTACCGGGCCCGCCTGGACGACCTCAACGACGACGTGATCGAGGGCGACCTGCTCGCACAGACCGTCCTCCGGCACGCCGACACCATCGAGCCGGGCACGGCGGAGCGGATGACGTCCACGGAGTGGCTCAACTGCCTGAGCCGTCTCTACAGCGGCGACGACTGCCGGCCGCTGCCCAAGGGGTGGCCGACCACCGGCAAAGTCCTCTCCGACCGTCTCAAGCGCCTACAGCCCACCCTCGCCGCCCGGGGTGTCCTCGTCGACACGGGCCGCACCAGCGAAGGCAGGTACCTCGAAATGGCCCGCCCCGCCGCACCACCCCCCTACGAGCAGCAGACGCTCTGA
- a CDS encoding bifunctional DNA primase/polymerase, with translation MSHLRTALDLAAHGVPVLPLRAGKVPFGNCRTCAKNACGGRPNMKTPGPCQCPGVCHAWAAATTDPNVLNSPQWAIAWRRAAAVAYHPGGAGVTVVDLDNAAAIAWARATLPTTRTVPTTRGEHWIYQGTMQSVNAVRSGIDIKSLTAYARWLGTGNGSMASLPDAVRSLALRQPSTTHRAPQAASAPLRGQGGVCPHRTPAFLDRGIAMAERQITGAREAIHSTVYRTFLAVLSTHGRCGCLTDTHVARLFTAAQAKGETPRHCTDAWTNALTTLGL, from the coding sequence ATGAGCCACCTGCGGACCGCGCTCGACCTGGCCGCGCACGGCGTGCCGGTGCTGCCGCTGCGGGCGGGGAAGGTCCCGTTCGGCAACTGCCGTACCTGCGCGAAGAACGCGTGCGGCGGCCGGCCGAACATGAAAACCCCCGGCCCCTGCCAGTGCCCGGGCGTCTGCCACGCGTGGGCCGCCGCCACCACCGACCCGAACGTCCTCAACTCCCCTCAGTGGGCCATCGCGTGGCGGCGGGCGGCGGCGGTCGCCTACCACCCTGGAGGCGCCGGGGTGACCGTCGTCGACCTGGACAACGCGGCAGCCATCGCGTGGGCCCGCGCGACGCTGCCCACCACCCGGACCGTGCCGACGACTCGCGGTGAGCACTGGATCTACCAGGGCACCATGCAGTCCGTGAACGCGGTCCGGTCCGGCATCGACATCAAGTCCCTTACGGCGTACGCCCGTTGGCTCGGAACCGGAAACGGCTCCATGGCCTCTCTACCGGACGCTGTGCGCTCTCTGGCATTGAGGCAACCGTCTACGACCCACAGGGCGCCGCAGGCAGCCTCAGCGCCTCTGAGGGGGCAGGGCGGGGTGTGCCCGCACCGTACGCCCGCCTTTCTTGACCGTGGGATCGCCATGGCGGAGCGGCAGATCACCGGCGCCCGGGAGGCGATCCACTCGACCGTGTACCGGACGTTCCTGGCCGTGCTGTCGACGCATGGGCGGTGCGGCTGCCTCACGGACACGCACGTCGCCCGGCTGTTCACCGCCGCGCAGGCCAAGGGCGAAACGCCCCGGCACTGCACCGACGCGTGGACCAACGCCCTGACCACGTTGGGACTGTGA